A window of the Oncorhynchus mykiss isolate Arlee chromosome 15, USDA_OmykA_1.1, whole genome shotgun sequence genome harbors these coding sequences:
- the LOC110489606 gene encoding SKI/DACH domain-containing protein 1 — protein MGDLKCGFEEMQGVRLGYLLIKGKQMFALSQVFTDLLKNIPRTTVHKRMDHLNVKKHHCDLEELRKLKAINSIAFHAAKCTLISREDVEALYFSCKTERVLKSNKRKAKKASLPEDVGEGKFHADTHPTGLWKEKVWLSLHSVPQPLSLNKSGKREQPTSRPDSNLPQIYNKSRPRDYSFVTKSACKPFKNYETAQIPGNCVAFSQRHSFFRSVVSRQPVLFKSAIAAQSRLSATGDLLHKRKRRREGGGGRDRDSGGARQSWSRSRHTHSHPHAHHPVLLVQPKCCSKPKTQHNHNGTALGHFHLGHEFYLDHEAHHHPHPQQHVGGFPESYSSDTESSCYSEPLNNDSDFGSSLSTSSNSGTSDEEEDEEDEEESPLESSEVSSDEESSSQSDSSSVSSQVSVQSIRFRRARFSSVNATKNVPTRTLPNAKTLSTTLSSTKTQSNSITLSHTKAPLLLQPTFHYSHQQQPSIPVVQGGTSQVDYASQWKQQKYEYTAREAKQDAHTHRFSSPVIRGSCFTERRDRKVPESQVQTQREIKRAELVSRTVYALSPSPNPNGNKAVPAHRTPGHANKCPPVLSSHCAHDKDTKHSKPTDNNQLSLAANLKREVRISPILKLPSPLKTIKTEPEELSVAAGPLPNSGRAVKTPPFNLQNVKIKVEQSYDEFEYNSKASGFHCKGDEADINNGQYPGGDIKHAAGCFNETKAIESSTGAPKSSSGLQECRSTRDTPCSEEGEYKNGVGVRKNCRTLVLGKEPGISRAQAKQNVSKVDRTLSSRPVGKAEICDGNIEHLTGASKRKRASNNVAPSLKRPFSFMANFPAPPSLVVGSDGDLSPAYSLNSLGGPRPPTRSHPVWRWQPGGRTVPPPSAQRIRKC, from the coding sequence ATGGGAGACCTGAAGTGTGGGTTTGAGGAGATGCAGGGAGTGAGGCTGGGATACCTGCTGATTAAAGGGAAACAAATGTTCGCCCTCTCCCAGGTCTTCACTGACCTACTGAAAAATATTCCCCGGACCACCGTGCACAAACGCATGGACCACCTGAACGTTAAAAAACACCACTGTGATTTGGAGGAGCTGAGAAAGCTCAAAGCAATAAATTCTATTGCTTTCCACGCGGCTAAATGTACTCTGATATCACGGGAGGATGTGGAGGCGCTTTATTTCTCCTGCAAAACGGAACGCGTGTTAAAATCCAACAAAAGAAAAGCAAAGAAGGCCAGTTTACCCGAGGATGTGGGCGAGGGCAAGTTTCACGCGGACACGCACCCTACTGGGTTATGGAAGGAGAAAGTTTGGTTAAGTTTACACAGCGTGCCACAGCCTCTATCCCTCAACAAATCCGGCAAAAGAGAGCAACCAACCTCGCGCCCCGACTCCAATCTACCTCAAATTTACAATAAATCCCGACCGAGGGATTATTCCTTTGTCACCAAGTCGGCATGTAAACCTTTTAAAAACTATGAAACAGCTCAAATACCGGGCAATTGCGTCGCATTTAGCCAGAGACATTCGTTTTTCCGGAGCGTGGTGAGCCGTCAGCCGGTGTTGTTTAAATCCGCCATTGCTGCTCAGTCGAGGCTCTCTGCAACCGGCGACCTACTTCACAAAAGGAAGAGGAGGCGCGAGGGGGGCGGCGGCAGGGATAGGGACAGCGGCGGCGCGAGGCAGTCGTGGAGcaggagcagacacacacactcacaccctcaCGCACACCACCCGGTGCTTCTCGTGCAGCCCAAGTGCTGCAGCAAGCCAAAAACCCAGCACAACCACAACGGGACAGCTCTGGGCCATTTCCATCTTGGACACGAGTTTTACCTCGACCACGAAGCTCACCACCATCCTCACCCGCAGCAGCATGTAGGGGGTTTCCCTGAGAGCTACAGCAGTGACACTGAATCCAGCTGCTACTCAGAGCCGCTCAACAACGACTCGGACTTCGGCTCCAGTTTATCCACAAGCAGCAACTCTGGGACCTCtgatgaggaggaagatgaggaggatgaagaggagagccCGTTGGAGAGTTCTGAGGTCAGTTCTGACGAGGAGAGTTCATCTCAGTCTGACAGCAGCTCTGTGTCCAGTCAGGTCTCTGTCCAGTCCATCCGTTTCAGGAGGGCCCGGTTCTCCTCTGTCAACGCAACCAAAAATGTCCCCACTAGAACTCTGCCTAACGCTAaaactctctccactactctctccagCACTAAAACTCAGTCCAACAGTATAACTCTCTCGCACACTAAAGCACCTTTGCTCCTGCAGCCTACCTTCCACTACAGCCACCAGCAGCAACCATCTATACCGGTTGTCCAGGGTGGAACCAGCCAGGTGGACTATGCCAGTCAATGGAAACAACAGAAATATGAGTATACAGCCAGGGAGGCCAAgcaggacgcacacacacacaggttcagcTCGCCTGTCATCCGGGGGAGTTGTTtcactgagaggagagacaggaaggttCCTGAGTCCCAGGTCCAGACccaaagagagataaagagagccgAGCTGGTGTCCAGAACAGTTTATGCACTGAGCCCCTCACCTAACCCCAACGGGAACAAAGCGGTTCCTGCGCACAGGACACCGGGACACGCAAACAAATGCCCCCCAGTCCTGAGCTCACACTGCGCCCATGACAAAGACACAAAGCACTCCAAGCCTACAGACAACAACCAGCTTTCATTAGCTGCAAATCTAAAGAGAGAGGTGAGAATTAGCCCAATCCTGAAACTGCCCTCTCCGCTCAAAACTATTAAGACCGAGCCGGAAGAGCTCTCAGTGGCCGCGGGTCCCCTCCCCAACAGTGGCAGGGCGGTCAAGACTCCCCCCTTCAACCTGCAGAATGTGAAAATCAAAGTGGAGCAAAGCTATGATGAATTCGAATACAACAGTAAGGCCTCTGGGTTCCACTGCAAAGGAGACGAGGCGGATATCAACAATGGCCAGTACCCCGGCGGCGACATCAAACACGCTGCTGGCTGTTTCAACGAGACCAAAGCCATTGAAAGTTCTACTGGGGCTCCCAAGTCCTCATCCGGCTTGCAGGAATGCAGGAGCACTCGAGACACCCCTTGTTCGGAGGAGGGGGAGTATAAAAACGGAGTTGGGGTCAGGAAAAACTGCAGGACTCTGGTTCTGGGGAAGGAGCCTGGAATTTCGAGGGCGCAGGCGAAACAGAACGTGTCCAAAGTTGACAGGACTTTATCTTCTCGTCCCGTGGGCAAAGCAGAGATTTGTGATGGAAATATTGAGCATCTAACTGGGGCGAGTAAACGAAAACGCGCGTCCAATAATGTAGCACCCTCTCTGAAGAGGCCTTTCAGCTTCATGGCGAATTTCCCCGCTCCTCCGTCCCTGGTTGTGGGCAGCGACGGGGATTTAAGCCCAGCTTACTCTCTGAACTCTCTGGGGGGACCCCGACCTCCCACCCGCTCTCACCCCGTGTGGCGGTGGCAGCCTGGCGGTCGGACAGTCCCTCCCCCATCCGCTCAGAGAATCAGGAAATGTTGA